The bacterium genome contains a region encoding:
- the gnd gene encoding decarboxylating 6-phosphogluconate dehydrogenase, translating into MQIGMIGLGRMGGNMTSRLLAGGHNVVAFATSRDSVAAAAREGATAADSLADVVGKLAPPRAVWVMVPAGAPTEDTVQGLIKLLSPGDTILEGGNSNYKDSMRRAAAAGKAGIHYLDVGTSGGIWGRSEGYSLMIGGPSEAVDRLRPIFATLAPAPDKGWGHVGPSGAGHFVKMIHNGIEYGMMQAMAEGFDLMKRKTELHLDLHQVAAIWQHGSVVRSWLLDLTERALAGNPNLDGIAAYVEDSGEGRWTVMESIDLACPAPVITLALQRRFRSRDAAPFADKLLAAMRQQFGGHAVKTES; encoded by the coding sequence CGCGCCTGTTGGCCGGGGGCCACAACGTGGTGGCCTTTGCGACAAGCCGCGACTCGGTCGCCGCCGCCGCGCGCGAAGGCGCCACCGCGGCCGATTCGCTGGCCGATGTGGTGGGCAAATTGGCGCCACCGCGCGCCGTCTGGGTGATGGTTCCCGCCGGCGCGCCCACCGAGGACACGGTTCAGGGGCTGATCAAACTTCTGTCGCCCGGCGACACGATTCTCGAGGGCGGCAATTCCAATTACAAAGATTCCATGCGCCGCGCCGCAGCCGCCGGCAAGGCCGGCATCCACTATCTGGATGTCGGCACCTCCGGCGGCATCTGGGGCAGGAGCGAAGGGTACAGTCTGATGATCGGCGGTCCGTCGGAGGCGGTCGATCGTCTGCGGCCGATCTTCGCCACGCTGGCGCCCGCGCCCGACAAGGGATGGGGGCATGTCGGACCCAGCGGCGCCGGGCATTTCGTCAAGATGATCCACAACGGCATCGAATACGGCATGATGCAGGCGATGGCCGAGGGCTTCGACCTGATGAAACGCAAGACGGAACTGCATCTTGATCTGCATCAGGTCGCCGCGATCTGGCAGCATGGCAGTGTGGTGCGGTCCTGGCTGCTCGACCTGACCGAGCGGGCCTTGGCCGGCAATCCGAATCTCGATGGCATCGCCGCCTATGTCGAGGATTCCGGCGAGGGACGCTGGACGGTCATGGAGTCAATCGATCTGGCTTGTCCGGCGCCAGTGATCACGCTGGCGTTGCAACGGCGGTTCCGTTCGCGCGATGCCGCCCCCTTTGCCGACAAACTGCTGGCGGCGATGCGCCAGCAATTCGGCGGCCACGCGGTCAAGACCGAGAGCTGA